In a genomic window of Cyclopterus lumpus isolate fCycLum1 chromosome 13, fCycLum1.pri, whole genome shotgun sequence:
- the LOC117741620 gene encoding olfactory receptor 142-like: protein MMNSTQVSYFTLAAYFDTGGFKYLCFMFILSLYMLIVCSNVLLIVVICMNRSLHEPMYLFLCSLFVNELFGSSGLFPFLLVQILSDIHTVSAPLCFLQIYCVHTYGAVEYLNLAVMSYDRYLAICYPLQYNTHMTSSKIATLIALTWLFPCFAMVVLLSLTSPLQLCGNIIYKVYCDTYSVVKLSCSDTNAINVYGLIATFSTIFGSLLLILYSYMKIILVCFSGSKQTRQKAVSTCTPHLVSLLNFSVGACFEVLQSRFDMNSLPNVLRIFLSLYFLTCPPLFNPLVYGLNLSKIRVICKSLISNADN from the coding sequence ATGATGAACTCCACACAGGTTTCTTATTTCACACTTGCTGCCTACTTTGACACCGGGGGTTTTAAATActtatgtttcatgtttattttgtctttgtatATGTTAATTGTTTGTTCCAATGTGTTGCTCATTGTGGTGATCTGTATGAACAGAAGCTTACATGAACCTATGTAcctttttctctgcagcctGTTTGTAAATGAACTGTTTGGTAGTTCAGGGTTGTTTCCATTCCTTCTGGTTCAGATCCTCTCTgacattcacactgtttctgCTCCACTTTGTTTCCTGCAGATTTATTGTGTTCACACTTATGGAGCTGTTGAATATTTAAACTTAGCTGTGATGTCTTATGACCGATATCTTGCTATCTGTTATCCTCTACAATATAACACTCATATGACATCTTCTAAGATTGCCACTCTTATTGCTCTCACATGGTTATTTCCTTGTTTTGCAATGGTTGTTTTGCTGTCTTTGACTTCTCCTTTACAGCTCTGTGGGAACATCATTTACAAAGTGTACTGTGACACCTACTCTGTTGTGAAGCTGTCCTGCTCTGACACCAATGCAATTAACGTATATGGACTCATTGCCACTTTTAGCACAATCTTTGGTTCTTTACTTTTAATCTTGTACAGTTACATGAAGATTATTCTAGTTTGTTTCTCTGGTTCTAAACAGACCCGACAGAAAGCGGTCAGTACCTGCACACCTCACCTCGTTTCCCTCTTGAACTTCTCTGTTGGTGCTTGCTTTGAAGTATTACAGAGCAGATTTGATATGAACAGTTTACCTAATGTGTTAAGAATTTTTCTATCGTTATATTTTCTTACTTGCCCGCCGCTCTTCAACCCTTTAGTGTATGGCCTGAATCTGTCCAAAATAAGGGTCATATGTAAAAGTCTAATATCAAATGCAGACAATTAA